Genomic DNA from Elusimicrobiota bacterium:
TTATAAGCATTTTCCTCTAAATAATTTAAATCTTTACTTAAAATTAAATGATATTTTGTTTCTTCTAAAGAAGTCTCAGCTATATTAAGAAAATGCAAATACTCTTTTCTACTGTTTCTTTTGAATCCTTCT
This window encodes:
- a CDS encoding four helix bundle protein, which gives rise to EGFKRNSRKEYLHFLNIAETSLEETKYHLILSKDLNYLEENAYNLLNNQCEEIGKMLNSLQKVLLNREKNLSLTT